A genomic segment from Flexistipes sp. encodes:
- a CDS encoding gamma-glutamylcyclotransferase family protein, producing the protein MNFIDKIFFYGSLKSDGPFYSMYAKNVLFKNRAYTYGRMAMYKGTFPALLEDKDSVVYGELVTIFNVRDVLLVLDNVEKYLDRVSKTLWVLPSNGDDSVNQEPKEVTAWVYIYKGDMSYISYLDMQEWNNKQLKL; encoded by the coding sequence ATGAATTTTATCGATAAGATATTCTTTTACGGTTCATTGAAATCGGACGGACCGTTTTACAGTATGTATGCAAAGAATGTTCTTTTTAAGAACAGGGCTTATACTTACGGCAGAATGGCTATGTATAAAGGAACTTTTCCGGCGCTGCTGGAGGATAAAGATTCAGTGGTATACGGTGAACTGGTTACCATTTTTAATGTGAGAGATGTTCTGCTGGTGCTGGATAATGTTGAAAAATATTTGGATAGAGTTAGTAAGACATTGTGGGTTTTGCCGTCCAACGGCGATGATTCTGTTAATCAGGAGCCCAAAGAAGTCACTGCCTGGGTGTATATTTATAAGGGAGATATGAGTTACATCTCCTATTTGGATATGCAGGAGTGGAATAACAAACAATTAAAACTGTAG